Part of the Methanobrevibacter millerae genome is shown below.
TAATTGATGAATTTCAATTATTAAAATCATTGAAAAAACCTGATGCATTTTTCTGGTTAATAAGAAGTTACTCTCAAGAACAATTCAATGTAAGCTATATATTTACGGGTTCAGTATCGCAAACAGGTGAAATAATCAATATGATTAATGGTCAAAATGGTGCTTTTGGAGGTAGAATGTTACAATTCAATATAGATCCATTTACAAAAGATCAAACTAAACGATACTTGAATGAAAGATTATCTAGTTTAAAATTCACTGATGGTGGATTTGAAAGGTTTTATTCCTGTACTAGAGGTATTCCAGCATATATTAATAGTTTAGCTTCAATTTTACCTTCTAATATAGAATGTGATGAAGAAATAATTAAGGAAACACTTCTTTTAAATGTTGACCAAATTGTAATTATGTGGTTGTATGTTTGGGGAAGTTTAACTTCTATTGAAAAAGAAATGATAATTTTCATGGTTGAAAATGAACATGTCAATTGGTCTTTACTTGCCCGTGAATTGAACTATTCAAAATCAACAATAACAAAATATGTTGATTCACTTTTAAATAAAGGAATAATAGAACATACATTCAACAAAGAATATGTTCTATCGGATAAGATGCTTAAAACCTGGTTAGAAATTAAATATGAAAATGATGGCATTTATCCTGCATAATTTTTATATTATGGGGTTTCATTCCTATTTTTTTTGAAATTCCTTTATTTAATTTTTAATTAAAAGTAAACTCTTGGGAATAGTAATTTTCACTTCTTTTTTTTGATGGTAATTTCTTTTTTGATGATATTTTTTTTGGATTAACTGTTCACTCTTTCATGCTGATTTTCCTATAGCTTTAAAAAGCATTGTTTTTCGAATTTTTATAATATGATTTGTATTCAATTTTTCATGTTATTTTTAAAATTAATTCATTTTTTACTGTTAATTTTTTGATATTAAATTATATATATAATAAAATTGCAATATATATAATACCTTAAACTTTCGATGAAAATGTAAAAAATATATTTCAAAAAAAGTATGGAAAGGCGTAATTATGAAGAAAAAGGAGATTATAATATTATGTTTATTGTTGTGCTTTATTTTGTCACTTCAATCAGCCGCAGCTGCTGATATAGGGTCAAACAGCACAAATACTAATGTGTCTTCAACTTCCAATATTGAAGTTGTCGAAAACGCAAATGATTTGCTGTCGAATTCAATTCTGGATGAAAATGAAACTCTGGGAGTTGGAGGCGGATCATTTACGGAACTTAATGAATTAATTAATGGTAATACTAATACTGTAATTGATTTGGGTCAAAATTATACTTATGTCAGTAGAGATTCCTTTGATGATGGTATTAAAATTAACCGGCCTTTGACTATTAACGGTAATGGGTATGCTATTGACGGTAATGGAATGGCCAGGATTTTTAATATCACTTCTTCGGTTACTCTGAATAATGTCGTATTCATTAGGGGAGCCGTTACGGGGGGTAATGATGGTGGTGCTCTCTTGATTACTGGCGATAACTGTATGATAAGTGATTCCAAATTTATTGATAACGTTGCCGGCCACAGTGGGGGTGCAATATTCTGGGATGCCGACCATGGAACCATAACGAATTCCGAATTTACTAATAACAGGGCTATGGGAGATTACCCTAATGGCGGTGACGGTGGAGCTATAATATGGATAGGTAGTCATGGTCTTGTAGATAATTGTACATTTACTGAAAATAATGCTAATGTTCGTGGTGGTGCAGTATTCTTAACTAATGATAGTACGCAGGACTGTAATAATACGACATTCAAAAATTCCAAGTTTATTAATAACCATGCAGGTACTAACGGTGGTGCTATTGATTGGCACGAAGGTGCAATTGATGGTGAAGTAACTAACTGTACCTTTGAAAATAATACTGCTGATGCTAATGGTGGTGCTGTATACTGGAGAGGCCATCATGGTGAAATTAAAGATTCTAACTTTACTAATAACACTGCTAATGGTTTAAAGAAAGGACGTTATAATAATAATGGTGATGGTGGTGCAGTATTCTGGTCTGGTGTAAATGGTACTGTAACCAACTGTAGGTTTATAGATAATGAAGCTATATGTAACAAGACTGTTGGTGTACCTAGTGGTCGTGGTGGAGCAGTCTATATAGAACCATATCAAAATGACGATGGAGGACGTAACATCTCATTCCATGATTGTTACTTTAAAGATAATAATGCAGGTAGTAATGGTGGTGCTATTGACTGGCATAAAGGTGCATTTGATGGTCTTGTTGATAACTGTACTTTTATTAATAATATAGCTAATAGATCAGGTGGTGCAATATACTGGTCAGGTACAAACGGTACTGTCAAAAAATCCACATTTACAGATAATAGGGCAACAGGTAAGTTCACCGATGACGTCGGTGGTGGTGATGGTGGAGCTGTACTATGGATTGGTAGTGAAGG
Proteins encoded:
- a CDS encoding AAA family ATPase, which encodes MNSLPVVIPKDINKYFFNRKKEISQINANLSLLDMDVANQFLITGYRGVGKTFLLKKILNDQPDKYLTAYIDLSKIYGAQKGELTEEKVIKEILDKINETINKDEKLYDNIKSHITNFINQLKLKNYDLSNIKLTHIELPEIKDNYLKLSKFTMELPQLIVDSSPDIKGFIIVIDEFQLLKSLKKPDAFFWLIRSYSQEQFNVSYIFTGSVSQTGEIINMINGQNGAFGGRMLQFNIDPFTKDQTKRYLNERLSSLKFTDGGFERFYSCTRGIPAYINSLASILPSNIECDEEIIKETLLLNVDQIVIMWLYVWGSLTSIEKEMIIFMVENEHVNWSLLARELNYSKSTITKYVDSLLNKGIIEHTFNKEYVLSDKMLKTWLEIKYENDGIYPA